One genomic region from Anopheles bellator chromosome 2, idAnoBellAS_SP24_06.2, whole genome shotgun sequence encodes:
- the LOC131208147 gene encoding uncharacterized protein LOC131208147 — translation MTAKKDKDYKNHKHGSELSATAISSKLDSHLASQTAGATATGLITAHDPLKRTNKPLMEKRRRARINQSLAILKALILESTVKSKTGDGQTKHSKLEKADILELTVRHFQRHRNLDNPGIDKYRAGYTDCAREVARYLATPEPPPLPSVPTLTDAGSKARLLRHLDNCIAEIDTEICPKTGAGGPIGNGASVAVCAGVPLDANGKLVDGATVALYDATAITGLKKAKEMMEYAGVGGQDGNPLDYSKTNREIGRSPFAYRGSPTDLGMLTPKPAPLLHQDENNNRGATGGGHKTHKATIGGHHTPGTNLEEMILGSEIATTSGGGVVAGGHGTVTLNKMLLGGHQQHPKLMEMANLKNCRLDPAAIKHESATAAALLANGYSTTSSAVSSPTPSASGIMESDKDVSNHSEHGMPMPPSAAYPPAGQVALLLPDHYIQLANALGLGAGSQPLVDHPAASTSAAAAAAAAAAAAAAAAAAALSTTDFETLIEQNRRQAAVLAHEKMTVSEMLGGLHALPENVDESYWELYKKSLGIPDSISKLSLSDVRALMAKSMGSVKVEPPGGGVVVPPLPATGVPPPHMHPEHQQHNHHPLHHHGGAGGSAGSPVHETTTAAPTSPVKAEPTPQSPSPEPEPVVVEHPARPSSAGSGSQVKKESPDGDGDSPMVEVSQEAAAVPFEEGGDRRSVSPASTEDHRASPASSSGGSERCNNGGGGGGASAPDSMTGCQMQSQTWRPW, via the exons ATGACTGCAAAGAAGGACAAGGACTACAAGAATCATAAACACGGCAGTG AGTTAAGTGCTACAGCGATTTCGTCCAAGTTGGACAGCCACCTAGCGAGCCAGACGGCAGGAGCGACAGCGACAGGTCTGATTACGGCCCACGATCCACTGAAGCGCACCAACAAGCCCCTGATGGAGAAGCGACGGCGGGCACGCATCAACCAGAGCCTGGCCATCCTGAAGGCCCTCATCCTGGAGTCGACGGTCAAGAGCAAAACGGGCGACGGCCAGACGAAGCACTCGAAGCTGGAGAAGGCGGACATTCTCGAGCTGACCGTACGCCACTTCCAGCGGCACCGCAATCTGGACAACCCCGGGATCGACAAGTACCGGGCCGGCTACACCGACTGTGCCCGGGAGGTGGCCCGCTATTTAGCCACCCCGGAGCCACCGCCCCTTCCGAGCGTTCCGACACTGACCGATGCCGGGTCGAAGGCACGGTTGCTGCGCCACCTGGACAACTGTATCGCCGAGATCGACACGGAAATATGCCCCAAAACGGGTGCCGGTGGACCGATCGGCAACGGTGCATCGGTGGCGGTCTGCGCAGGCGTTCCGTTGGATGCCAACGGGAAGCTGGTGGACGGAGCGACGGTCGCGCTGTATGACGCGACGGCCATTACGGGTCTCAAGAAAGCCAAAGAAATGATGGAGTACGCCGGGGTCGGCGGTCAGGACGGGAATCCGCTCGATTACAGCAAAACGAACCGAGAGATCGGCCGATCACCGTTCGCGTACCGGGGCTCTCCGACCGACCTGGGGATGCTGACCCCGAAGCCTGCTCCACTG CTGCACCAGGACGAGAACAACAACCGAGGGGCCACGGGTGGCGGCCACAAGACGCACAAGGCCACCATCGGAGGGCACCACACTCCGGGCACGAACCTGGAGGAGATGATACTGGGCAGTGAGATTGCCACGACTTCCGGGGGCGGTGTAGTCGCGGGCGGTCACGGCACCGTGACGCTCAACAAGATGCTTCTGGggggccaccagcaacacccgAAGCTGATGGAGATGGCTAACCTCAAAAACTGTCGGCTCGACCCGGCGGCCATCAAGCACGaatcggccacggcggccgctCTGCTGGCCAACGGGTACTCCACGACTTCGTCGGCCGTTTCGTCCCCCACACCGTCGGCCAGTGGCATCATGGAGTCGGACAAGGATGTGTCCAAT CACTCGGAGCACGGCATGCCGATGCCACCCTCGGCAGCCTatcctccggccggccaggtgGCACTCCTGCTGCCCGACCACTACATCCAGCTGGCGAATGCTCTCGGGCTCGGTGCCGGCTCCCAGCCGCTGGTGGACCATCCCGCGGCATCGacgtcggcagcggccgcagctgcagcagcggcagcagcggcagcagcggcagccgccgctgccctCTCCACAACCGACTTCGAGACACTGATCGAACAGAACCGACGCCAGGCGGCCGTTCTGGCGCACGAGAAAATGACCGTCTCGGAGATGCTCGGCGGACTGCACGCACTTCCGGAGAACGTGGACGAGAGCTACTGGGAGCTGTACAAGAAGTCGCTCGGCATTCCGGACTCCATCAGCAAGCTGAGCCTGAGCGACGTCCGGGCACTGATGGCCAAATCGATGGGCTCGGTGAAGGTTGaaccgcccggtggcggtgttgtGGTGCCGCCACTGCCGGCAACTGGCGTACCGCCGCCG cacatGCATCCGGAGCACCAGCAACACAACCATCATCCTCTGCACCATCATGGGGGCGCCGGAGGATCGGCTGGTTCTCCGGTCCAtgaaacgacgacggcggcgccgACATCCCCGGTCAAGGCTGAACCGACTCCCCAATCCCCATCTCCCGAGCCGGAACCCGTGGTAGTGGAGCACCCGGCGCGTCCATCGTCCGCCGGGAGTGGTTCGCAGGTCAAGAAGGAATCacccgatggcgatggcgacagcCCGATGGTTGAGGTTAGCCAGGAAGCGGCAGCGGTTCCGTTCGAAGAGGGAGGCGATCGGCGGAGCGTGAGCCCAGCATCGACGGAAGATCACCGAGCatcaccggccagcagcagtggcggcagTGAACGGTGCAACaacggtggaggtggtggcggcgccagCGCACCCGACAGCATGACGGGTTGCCAGATGCAATCGCAAACGTGGCGACCGTGGtaa
- the LOC131208148 gene encoding zinc finger protein 569-like, with product MVNHHLKCDHAPDDGLPKIRKCFFCPKAYSSFQLLKYHLNFHPQSQWECPECAKVFALKDKFIDHLRMHANDRYYGCEVCGKTFTMMKYLSVHRRQHKMQQQRTVSETPLQNDDVDAEATGTQPLIPNSEVSTVPKREVNHNEIPKNRPAFVECEICGKRMRSNSHLVNHRKTHRKEAPESAVQQADGSPIDAPKKLYLCNICGRSCGSSSNLTLHLRRHSGQSVCHCTHCGKGFPRRADMTMHMRKHTGEKPFICATCGRGFARQDKLVIHIRTHTGEKPYHCSCGRAYAQRNDLKSHQRRTVCGQNLQLLNLGNSNQTIRIATPPSTPPPVPLADEISEAMLLKDSMPLATTKVEGPESGTNWTHCMIETINEPFTMSVKPEP from the exons ATGGTTAATCATCACCTGAAATGCGATCATGCGCCGGACGATGGGCTGCCGAAGATTCGAAAGTGTTTCTTCTGCCCCAAAGCGTACTCGTCGTTCCAGCTGCTAAAGTATCACCTAAACTTTCATCCCCAAAGCCAGTGGGAGTGCCCGGAGTGTGCTAAGGTGTTCGCACTGAAGGACAAATTTATCGACCACTTGCGTATGCATGCGAACGATCGGTATTATGGGTGTGAAGTTTGTGGGAAAACATTTACGATGATGAAGTATCTATCCGTACACAGGCGGCAGCACAAGATGCAACAGCAACGGACGGTCTCCGAAACGCCG CTACAAAACGATGACGTGGACGCAGAAGCAACCGGGACGCAGCCGTTGATCCCCAACTCGGAGGTAAGCACCGTGCCAAAGCGAGAGGTCAACCATAACGAGATACCAAAGAACCGACCCGCTTTTGTGGAGTGTGAGATTTGTGGCAAACGAATGAGATCCAATTCCCACCTTGTCAATCATCGCAAAACGCACCGAAAAGAAGCACCGGAATCAGCGGTCCAGCAAGCTGATGGCAGTCCGATCGACGCACCAAAGAAGCTGTACCTCTGCAATATTTGTGGCCGAAGCTGCGGATCGTCGAGCAACTTGACGTTACACCTGCGGCGTCACAGTGGACAAAGCGTCTGCCACTGTACGCACTGTGGAAAGGGTTTCCCGCGGCGGGCAGACATGACTATGCATATGCGCAAACACACGG GCGAAAAACCATTCATTTGCGCAACCTGTGGTCGAGGATTTGCACGGCAGGACAAACTGGTCATCCACATCCGTACGCACACGGGCGAAAAACCTTACCATTGTTCGTGTGGACGCGCCTACGCGCAG CGAAATGATCTCAAGTCACATCAAAGACGTACCGTTTGTGGCCAAAACTTGCAGCTCTTGAACCTGGGGAACTCGAATCAAACGATCCGCATTGCAACTCCTCCTTCCACACCTCCGCCGGTACCGCTGGCGGACGAAATCTCGGAAGCGATGCTGCTCAAGGACAGCATGCCGCTGGCAACAACAAAAGTGGAAGGACCAGAATCGGGAACCAACTGGACGCACTGTATGATTGAAACGATCAATGAACCGTTTACGATGAGTGTCAAACCGGAACCATAA
- the LOC131208688 gene encoding protein hook: MENDKMEIYESLIRWLSVLNLTAPHATVQQLCDGVALAQALNQIAPEVFTDGWLGKIKADVGANWRLKVSNLRKIVDGVFVYYQDELSLHLSEELRPDVLKMAEKGDPYEVGRLLQLILGCAVNCLEKQKYITQIMDLEESLQRNIMAALQEIEYIWQGASPSRNSINTIGSTTTTPGSTLVPTTTSTLTLQDDRDTLAQKCHETNKKMLVLIEEKSALQQEITRLQGIVGRYENPNLIGDDGTSLGPIQLGSSRYNDLRKLVDGLKDELLQAETARDDLKMKSVIQEKEIAELHQKIDELHGATAEIAQLKDEIDILKEANEKLKICETQLQTYKKKLEDYNDLRKQIKLQEERSAEYLKQNLQYEEEAKKYAGLKGQVELYKKEIQDLHAKLDTELDKTIRAEFEYKQLQGELAVLQREKEHLLGERDSLREAFDELKCGQAIGADGTDGSSGRGTAMSKELHSNDLHGRIERLERENKALREGQGGQTALAQLLDDANQRNEKLREQLKTANQKILLLSQHHSDETCSKSEMELHLKPTMDINDQRSSQMDETQLQLGNLHTKIANLEAALVAKDQELHAADMRYKKCVEKAKEVIKTLDPHAINEAMMLDKAHLANDSVGGGGPAATDGMVATTPAVTVRPPMGQQEEQLIATAFYRLGMACHREAVDARLLSGPGQSFLARQRQPAARKPLNANFGKK, from the exons ATGGAGAACGATAAGATGGAAATCTACGAATCACTGATACGCTGGCTAAGCGTACTGAATCTGACCGCTCCGCACGCAACCGTCCAGCAGCTGTGCGATGGTGTGGCCCTCGCGCAGGCCCTCAATCAgattgcaccggaagtgtttACCGACGGGTGGTTGGGAAAGATAAAGGCCGATGTCGGGGCAAACTGGCGGCTGAAGGTGAGCAATCTGCGAAAGATAGTCGACGGTGTTTTCGTATACTATCAGGACGAGCTGAGCCTGCACCTTTCGGAGGAGCTGCGCCCGGATGTGCTGAAAATGGCGGAAAAGGGCGATCCGTACGAGGTGGGCCGATTGCTGCAACTGATACTGGGCTGTGCGGTCAACTGTCTCGAGAAGCAAAAGTACATCACGCAGATCATGGATCTGGAGGAGTCGCTGCAGCGTAACATTATGGCCGCACTGCAGGAGATCGAGTACATCTGGCAGGGTGCTTCACCGTCACGGAACTCTATCAACACAATCGGAAGCACCACAACGACCCCTGGTAGCACGTTAGTTCCCACAACCACCAGCACACTTACGCTTCAGGATGATCGTGACACGTTGGCACAAAAGTGCCACGAAACCAACAAGAAAATGCTGGTGCTGATCGAGGAAAAGTCGGCCCTGCAGCAGGAGATTACGCGCCTGCAGGGAATTGTGGGGCGCTACGAAAATCCGAACCTGATCGGAGACGATGGTACGTCGCTCGGACCAATTCAGCTTGGTTCTTCGCGCTACAACGATCTGCGCAAGCTGGTGGATGGCCTAAAGGACGAGTTGCTGCAGGCTGAAACGGCTCGGGATGATCTGAAGATGAAATCGGTGATCCAAGAAAAGGAGATCGCCGAGCTGCACCAAAAAATCGACGAACTGCACGGTGCCACGGCCGAAATCGCACAGCTAAAGGACGAAATTGACATCCTGAAGGAGGCAAACGAGAAGCTTAAGATCTGCGAAACGCAGCTGCAGACATACAAGAAGAAGCTGGAGGACTACAACGATCTGCGGAAGCAGATCAAGCTGCAGGAGGAACGGAGTGCCGAGTACCTGAAGCAAAATCTGCAGTACGAAGAAGAGGCGAAAAAATATGCCGGTCTGAAGGGGCAGGTCGAGTTGTACAAGAAGGAGATACAGGATTTGCACGCCAAACTGGACACCGAGTTGGACAAGACGATCCGGGCCGAGTTCGAGTACAAGCAGCTACAGGGCGAGCTGGCAGTGCTGCAGCGTGAAAAAGAACACCTCCTCGGTGAGCGGGACTCGCTGAGGGAAGCGTTCGATGAGCTAAAGTGCGGCCAGGCGATCGGAGCCGATGGGACGGATGGTTCCAGTGGCCGCGGGACGGCTATGTCGAAGGAACTACACTCGAACGATCTGCACGGACGGATCGAACGGCTGGAACGTGAAAATAAGGCACTGCGCGAAGGACAGGGTGGTCAAACGGCGCTGGCG CAATTGTTGGACGATGCGAATCAACGCAACGAGAAGCTCCGGGAGCAACTAAAGACGGCGAATCAGAAAATTCTACTCCTCAGCCAACACCACTCGGATGAGACGTGCTCAAAGAG CGAAATGGAGCTACACCTAAAACCAACGATGGACATCAACGACCAACGGTCTTCTCAGATGGACGAGACACAGCTGCAGCTCGGAAATCTGCACACGAAAATCGCCAATCTCGAGGCGGCTCTAGTGGCGAAGGATCAGGAACTTCATGCGGCCGACATGCGCTACAAGAAGTGTGTCGAAAAAGCGAAGGAAGTTATCAAAACACTCGATCCTCATGCAATCAACG AAGCAATGATGCTAGACAAGGCACATCTTGCGAATGACTCTGTCGGCGGAGGTgggccagcggccaccgatggaATGGTGGCCACAACCCCTGCGGTCACTGTGCGACCCCCGATGGGCCAGCAAGAGGAGCAACTGATTGCCACCGCATTCTACCGGCTCGGTATGGCGTGCCACCGGGAAGCAGTGGACGCACGGCTCCTCAGTGGCCCCGGGCAGAGTTTCCTGGCCCGCCAGCGGCAACCGGCCGCACGAAAACCACTGAACGCAAACTTTGGCAAAAAGTGA
- the LOC131208690 gene encoding uncharacterized protein C1orf50 homolog — translation MKRMALEPTAKDYQDALSKVTLVERNPAPNGTPIVSMYRTGVREANDIVSLAKEIQSADVAVTNNACAKLVLIAEQVRFLQQQAKKILEETQTAQELHHAACNFRKIPGKVYHLYRRESGQTYFSMLSPDEWGSTGGCQHQHLGSYKLEHDQTWTPVEKVEAVQENVRWAQRMLDAGMSVKRDDFVSIDKVAMNGDKMES, via the exons ATGAAAAGGATGGCCCTCGAACCAACAGCAAAGGATTATCAGGATGCGCTGTCCAAGG TGACACTGGTGGAACGGAACCCGGCCCCGAATGGAACACCGATCGTCAGCATGTATCGGACCGGGGTGCGTGAGGCGAACGACATTGTGAGCCTTGCCAAAGAAATCCAATCCGCGGATGTGGCCGTTACGAACAATGCGTGTGCGAAGCTGGTGCTGATTGCCGAGCAGGTTcgcttcctgcagcagcaggccaaAAAGATTCTGGAGGAAACGCAAACCGCACAGGAGCTGCACCATGCGGCGTGCAATTTTCGCAAAATACCAGGCAAAGTTTACCACCTTTACCGCCGCGAATCTGGTCAAACGTACTTCAGCATGCTGTCGCCGGACGAGTGGGGATCGACGGGCGGCTGCCAACATCAGCACCTGGGCAGCTACAAACTGGAACACGACCAAACCTGGACACCGGTCGAGAAGGTAGAGGCGGTGCAGGAAAACGTTCGGTGGGCCCAGCGGATGCTTGACGCCGGAATGAGCGTCAAGCGGGacgatttcgtttcgatcgacaAGGTTGCAATGAACGGAGACAAGATGGAATCTTAG